The following are from one region of the Phycisphaeraceae bacterium genome:
- the mutS gene encoding DNA mismatch repair protein MutS, with the protein MPGSTHDITPALPLVADDSDLAPAPGSPGRAPAASGTPDSKPKPKNDPRDPRDPRGTPAMRQYYAFKERHPDCVLFFRMGDFYEMFDDDAITAHKALGITLTERTAGVPMAGVPYHSVEGYLKRMLEKGHRVAVCEQIQDPKEAKGVVERAVARVLTPGTVVDDALLDDAAHCNLASVCFLEAGESPEARIACAIVELSTGKFTLFDCRAAELADELAARSVTELLYADTADGAAPPRVERLCAQLGVSRTPRPAWQFRASDAHEALTRAFRVRSLAGFGLPDDDRAIPAAGAIAHYLAETQLPGDTAAKGRSLSHLQPPRRDDAGDALRIDAASLRSLEVERTIRAGQVGHSLLGVFLEGGACRTPMGKRLLRDWLCRPLARRGLIESRHARVGALVEDRRVARELADSLGKIQDIARIAGRVSLQRATPRDIVALGRSLSVIDALRDALDNAPSFKDTRAAIEECRDALSPLSRAILERCVESPPHHLREGGLFKGGVDAELDECRGLERDATTWLAKYQSELIARHDLPALRVSFNKIFGYYIELPKGQARRAPDEFSRKQTLKNAERYTTPELKEFEDKVLSARDRAIAREQLLFDGLCERINQRAHEIARFADLAAELDALGCFAEKAARRSWVRPEMRDEPTLDIAQGRHPVLESTLGQDFVPNDVALATGEQPASLALITGPNMAGKSTYIRQVALIALLAHAGSFVPAERAVIGVCDRVFTRVGADDAIHAGQSTFMVEMTETANILHNATARSLVILDEIGRGTSTLDGLSLAWAIAERLAAGSGEQAAGKSAAKSGEGSRRKSDPSPQPSPQRGEGAGGGAGGELAPPPARGRGQGEGLVLPPSRSREGLGEGLPLPARGPRTLFATHYHELTQLEEQLSGRVTNLHVAVREWKDEIVFLHRILPGRTDRSYGVHVARLAGLPADVVARARQLLESLAVSHEGPAAAPPPPAPAPSARPEPRPQLALFREYEPHPAIERLRALDLNTLTPLQAFDALRALADLSRDDG; encoded by the coding sequence ATGCCGGGCTCGACCCACGACATCACGCCCGCCCTCCCCCTCGTCGCCGACGACAGCGACCTCGCGCCAGCCCCCGGAAGCCCCGGAAGGGCCCCCGCGGCGTCGGGAACGCCCGACAGCAAGCCCAAGCCGAAGAACGACCCCCGCGACCCCCGCGACCCCCGGGGGACGCCGGCGATGCGCCAGTACTACGCCTTCAAGGAGCGGCACCCCGACTGCGTGCTCTTCTTCCGGATGGGCGACTTCTACGAGATGTTCGACGACGACGCGATCACGGCACACAAGGCCCTGGGGATCACGCTGACCGAGCGCACCGCCGGCGTGCCCATGGCGGGCGTGCCCTACCACAGCGTCGAGGGCTACCTCAAGCGGATGCTCGAGAAGGGCCACCGCGTCGCCGTCTGCGAGCAGATCCAGGACCCCAAAGAGGCCAAGGGCGTCGTGGAGCGCGCCGTCGCGCGCGTCCTCACCCCGGGCACCGTCGTCGACGACGCGCTCCTCGACGACGCGGCCCACTGCAACCTCGCCTCGGTCTGCTTCCTCGAAGCCGGCGAGTCCCCCGAGGCGCGCATCGCGTGCGCGATCGTGGAACTGTCGACCGGGAAGTTCACGCTCTTCGACTGCCGCGCCGCGGAACTCGCCGACGAACTGGCGGCCCGCAGCGTGACCGAACTGCTCTACGCCGACACCGCCGACGGCGCCGCCCCCCCTCGTGTCGAGCGGCTCTGCGCGCAACTGGGCGTCTCGCGCACGCCCCGCCCGGCGTGGCAGTTCCGCGCCTCCGACGCGCACGAGGCGCTGACCCGCGCCTTCCGCGTGCGCTCCCTCGCCGGCTTCGGCCTGCCGGACGACGACCGCGCGATCCCCGCCGCCGGCGCGATCGCGCACTACCTCGCCGAAACCCAACTCCCCGGCGACACGGCGGCCAAGGGTCGCTCGCTCTCGCACCTGCAGCCCCCTCGGCGCGACGACGCGGGCGACGCGCTGCGCATCGACGCCGCCTCGCTGCGCTCGCTCGAGGTCGAGCGCACGATCCGAGCGGGGCAGGTCGGGCACTCGCTGCTGGGCGTGTTCCTCGAGGGAGGCGCCTGCCGCACGCCGATGGGCAAGCGCCTGCTGCGCGACTGGCTCTGCCGCCCGCTGGCGAGGCGGGGTTTGATCGAGTCGCGCCACGCGCGGGTCGGCGCCCTCGTCGAAGACCGGCGCGTGGCGCGCGAACTGGCGGACTCGCTGGGGAAGATCCAGGACATCGCGCGCATCGCGGGTCGCGTGTCGCTGCAGCGCGCGACGCCGCGCGACATCGTGGCGCTGGGGCGTTCGCTGAGCGTGATCGACGCGCTGCGCGACGCGCTGGACAACGCGCCCTCGTTCAAGGACACCCGGGCCGCGATCGAGGAGTGCCGCGACGCGCTGTCGCCGCTCTCGCGGGCGATCCTGGAGCGATGCGTCGAGTCTCCCCCCCACCACCTGCGCGAGGGCGGGCTGTTCAAAGGGGGCGTGGACGCGGAACTGGACGAGTGCCGCGGGCTGGAGCGCGACGCGACGACCTGGCTGGCGAAGTACCAGAGCGAACTGATCGCGCGCCACGACCTGCCCGCGCTGCGCGTGTCGTTCAACAAGATCTTCGGGTACTACATCGAGTTGCCCAAGGGCCAGGCCCGCCGTGCGCCCGACGAGTTCTCGCGCAAGCAGACGCTCAAGAACGCGGAGCGCTACACCACGCCCGAACTGAAGGAGTTCGAGGACAAGGTGCTGTCGGCGCGCGACCGCGCCATCGCGCGCGAGCAACTTTTGTTCGACGGGCTGTGCGAGCGGATCAACCAGCGCGCCCACGAGATCGCGCGGTTCGCCGACCTGGCCGCCGAACTCGATGCACTGGGCTGCTTCGCCGAGAAGGCGGCGCGCCGCTCGTGGGTGCGCCCCGAGATGCGCGACGAGCCCACGCTCGACATCGCGCAAGGGCGCCACCCGGTGCTCGAATCGACGCTCGGGCAGGACTTCGTGCCCAACGATGTCGCGCTCGCGACGGGCGAGCAGCCCGCGTCGCTCGCGCTGATCACGGGCCCGAACATGGCGGGCAAGAGCACCTACATCCGCCAGGTCGCGCTGATCGCGCTGCTGGCGCACGCCGGCTCGTTCGTCCCGGCGGAGCGCGCCGTGATCGGCGTGTGCGACCGCGTCTTCACGCGCGTCGGCGCCGACGACGCGATCCACGCCGGCCAGTCGACCTTCATGGTCGAGATGACCGAGACCGCCAACATCCTGCACAACGCCACGGCGCGCTCCCTCGTCATCCTCGACGAGATCGGGCGCGGCACATCGACCCTCGACGGGCTCTCGCTGGCGTGGGCGATCGCGGAAAGACTGGCAGCAGGGAGTGGGGAGCAGGCAGCAGGAAAGAGCGCCGCGAAGTCGGGTGAGGGGAGTCGGCGGAAGTCGGACCCCTCACCCCAACCCTCTCCCCAAAGGGGAGAGGGGGCCGGAGGGGGAGCCGGAGGCGAACTTGCACCCCCTCCCGCTCGCGGGAGGGGGCAGGGGGAGGGCCTCGTACTTCCCCCCTCCCGCTCGCGGGAGGGGTTGGGGGAGGGTCTTCCTCTTCCCGCGCGCGGCCCGCGCACGCTGTTCGCGACGCACTACCACGAACTCACGCAACTCGAGGAGCAGCTCAGCGGGCGCGTGACGAACCTGCATGTCGCGGTGCGCGAGTGGAAGGACGAGATCGTGTTCCTCCATCGCATCCTGCCCGGGCGCACCGATCGTTCCTACGGCGTGCATGTCGCGCGCCTCGCCGGGCTGCCGGCCGATGTCGTCGCCCGCGCTCGCCAACTGCTCGAATCGCTCGCCGTCTCGCACGAGGGCCCCGCCGCCGCGCCCCCGCCCCCGGCGCCGGCCCCCTCGGCGCGACCCGAGCCGCGCCCCCAGCTCGCGCTGTTCCGCGAGTACGAGCCCCACCCGGCGATCGAGCGTCTCCGGGCCCTCGACCTCAACACGCTCACCCCCCTGCAGGCGTTCGACGCCCTGCGCGCTCTGGCCGACCTGTCGCGCGACGACGGGTAA
- a CDS encoding DEAD/DEAH box helicase, protein MEDFTAHSHLNKALIECLQEWQIESLTDIQKRAIDADVPLGTSAIVCAPTSSGKTLIGELALANALSNGRDAVYLVSHKALADQKFLDFTDRFSTARWSSSVTVGISTGDREEGDVNCRLLISTYEKALGLILAGRLKLSNSVVIADELQILGEDGRGAAVETLCALLRQRMLHQFVGLTATVENPEDLAAWMNCTTVRSARRDVDLLQTIHYDGARYTVRFGQEDGESTTGGRASTDLFDVVRQTIKDGLGPVLVFTETRREASDYASVYCKQCQRAAHGMELSKQLELFSEPTESSSLLRSHAERLVTFHSADLTRDERLVIESGFKRGSFQVCFATSTLAAGVNFPFRTVIFAKLTYEYGERQGKMLTRSDYRNMSGRAGRLGHHDDGRVLLMPRNKAELQHANQLVSPENDRVDSTLVTLSMRRTVLSLVAARAITSKDELKTFFENTFYWHQTLENNPKLLDAIIAKASQAIDWLLDNRFIEESHATLLATPLGKSTSLAGLLPETAKQFVDLLAQKAHELQDSFSIHEMALIHWAATCPEFIGERPSRFLPYPSGQMKPESSVFMQRVPHLTAWDRTDERTTRCIHAMSLFIQGEAERKIRFATGVSSGNLHRLSIDLSWVMEGLSCISGASDLGCPQSLTNQLSMLSRRIRWGIPVEALDVLRIANRHNVPGFGRQRVMALIANGLVTVMDVLTADTGQLIKLLSGDQRTKALVAALSDSFDGGAAAFQRLHLQLGRELGIEAKVAACYQTLGTEYENAVYELLKEELQWAVDVLDDGMRQNVPDLQLVLGETELLIECKSVTKMPPLIAKEEAFSVLQKASDFSQCMKRVTLGKPDFDEHSKNKAAASPTITLVSHGVFMEGLMRVLTGRLSAGDFVQWLAEPGVTDLGRLPGTPTYADPYPPKQ, encoded by the coding sequence GCGGGCCATCGATGCGGATGTACCATTGGGCACGAGTGCCATTGTCTGTGCTCCAACATCCTCGGGAAAGACGCTGATTGGCGAGCTCGCGCTGGCCAATGCACTCAGCAATGGTCGCGACGCGGTGTATTTGGTATCGCATAAGGCACTCGCAGATCAGAAGTTCTTAGATTTCACCGATCGGTTTTCGACCGCTCGTTGGAGTTCCTCCGTCACCGTTGGCATCAGTACCGGCGACAGGGAGGAAGGTGATGTCAACTGCCGCTTGCTGATCTCGACCTACGAGAAGGCCCTTGGCTTGATTCTCGCCGGTCGCCTGAAATTGTCCAATTCGGTCGTCATCGCCGATGAGCTTCAGATTCTTGGCGAAGACGGACGAGGTGCCGCCGTTGAGACGCTGTGCGCGCTTCTCCGCCAGCGAATGCTGCACCAGTTCGTGGGCCTTACCGCAACGGTGGAAAATCCTGAAGATCTTGCAGCATGGATGAACTGTACTACGGTCCGAAGCGCAAGGCGCGATGTGGATTTGCTTCAGACGATTCATTACGACGGGGCGCGTTACACGGTGCGGTTCGGACAAGAGGACGGAGAATCGACTACAGGCGGGCGAGCGAGCACTGATTTGTTCGATGTGGTTCGACAGACGATAAAGGACGGCCTGGGGCCGGTGCTCGTTTTCACCGAGACGCGGCGCGAGGCCTCTGATTACGCCAGCGTGTACTGCAAGCAGTGCCAGCGTGCCGCTCACGGGATGGAATTGTCAAAGCAGCTCGAGCTCTTCTCGGAGCCGACGGAATCCTCATCGCTACTGCGCTCCCACGCGGAACGACTCGTGACCTTTCATTCCGCTGACCTGACACGTGACGAGAGGTTGGTAATTGAGTCGGGTTTTAAGCGAGGTAGCTTTCAAGTCTGCTTCGCAACATCGACACTCGCGGCTGGCGTGAACTTTCCTTTCCGCACTGTTATCTTCGCAAAGTTGACCTACGAGTACGGCGAGCGACAAGGGAAGATGCTCACGCGATCCGATTATCGCAATATGTCCGGGCGAGCGGGACGCCTCGGCCACCATGACGACGGTCGCGTCCTGCTCATGCCAAGGAACAAAGCGGAGCTTCAGCACGCCAACCAACTCGTCTCGCCAGAAAACGACCGTGTCGACTCTACACTCGTGACGCTCAGCATGCGTCGCACGGTGCTTTCCTTGGTGGCAGCGCGAGCGATCACTTCCAAGGATGAACTGAAAACATTCTTTGAGAACACATTCTACTGGCATCAGACGCTTGAAAATAATCCAAAACTGCTTGACGCAATCATCGCCAAGGCATCGCAAGCGATTGACTGGCTCTTGGACAACCGTTTCATCGAAGAAAGTCACGCAACCCTCCTGGCGACCCCCTTGGGCAAGTCCACTTCACTGGCCGGTCTGTTGCCGGAAACTGCTAAGCAATTCGTTGATCTCTTGGCACAGAAGGCGCATGAACTGCAAGACTCTTTTTCGATCCACGAGATGGCGTTGATCCATTGGGCCGCAACTTGTCCCGAATTCATCGGCGAAAGACCTTCTCGGTTCTTGCCCTACCCATCGGGTCAGATGAAGCCTGAATCGTCCGTGTTCATGCAGAGGGTTCCGCACCTAACCGCTTGGGACAGAACGGACGAGAGAACGACTCGCTGCATCCATGCGATGAGCTTGTTCATCCAAGGCGAAGCGGAGCGAAAGATTCGATTCGCCACGGGAGTATCGTCCGGCAATCTTCATCGGCTCTCGATTGATCTGAGCTGGGTCATGGAGGGATTGAGTTGTATTTCTGGCGCTTCCGACCTCGGATGCCCGCAGTCTCTGACGAACCAACTGAGTATGCTGTCTCGCCGAATCCGCTGGGGAATTCCCGTCGAGGCTTTGGATGTGCTGCGAATCGCGAATCGTCACAATGTTCCTGGATTCGGGCGGCAGCGCGTCATGGCACTGATTGCCAACGGCTTGGTGACGGTGATGGATGTGCTCACGGCAGATACGGGCCAATTAATAAAATTGCTGAGTGGGGATCAACGCACGAAAGCTCTCGTTGCCGCGCTCTCCGACAGCTTCGATGGCGGTGCCGCTGCGTTCCAGCGACTGCATCTTCAGTTGGGTCGTGAGCTAGGAATCGAAGCGAAGGTGGCTGCGTGCTATCAGACCCTCGGGACTGAGTATGAAAACGCCGTCTATGAACTCCTGAAAGAAGAGCTCCAATGGGCGGTGGATGTGCTGGACGACGGCATGCGCCAGAATGTTCCCGACCTGCAGCTCGTTCTTGGCGAAACGGAACTCTTGATCGAGTGCAAGTCGGTCACCAAGATGCCACCGCTCATCGCCAAAGAGGAAGCATTCTCCGTGCTTCAAAAGGCGTCAGACTTCTCCCAGTGCATGAAGCGAGTCACGCTCGGTAAACCGGATTTTGATGAGCACTCGAAGAACAAGGCCGCTGCGTCTCCCACCATCACTCTCGTTTCGCACGGCGTGTTCATGGAAGGACTAATGCGAGTGCTCACCGGCCGTCTTTCAGCCGGTGACTTCGTGCAATGGCTGGCCGAACCTGGAGTCACGGACCTGGGCCGGCTCCCCGGCACGCCAACCTATGCAGACCCGTATCCGCCGAAGCAATAG